The following are encoded together in the Lathyrus oleraceus cultivar Zhongwan6 chromosome 3, CAAS_Psat_ZW6_1.0, whole genome shotgun sequence genome:
- the LOC127125965 gene encoding phenylacetaldehyde synthase isoform X2, which produces MDHEEEGSGLKMKAMDAEQLREQAHIMVDFIADYYKTIETFPVLSQVQPGYLGKLLPDSAPTYPESLQHVLNDVQEKILPGVTHWQSPNYFAYFPANSSIAGFLGEMLSAALNIVGFSWITSPAATELETIVLDWLAKALLLPHHFFSTGQGGGVIQGTASEAVLVVLLAARDKILRTVGRSALPKLVTYGSDQTHSSLQKACQIGGLDPELCRLLKTDSSTNFALSPDVLSEAISNDIANGLIPFFLCANVGTTSSTAVDPLPALAKVTRTNNIWFHVDAAYAGSACICPEYRHFIDGVEEADSFNMNAHKWFLTNFDCSLLWVKERSALIQSLSTNPEFLKNKASEGNMVIDYKDWQIPLGRRFRKMLDRRCWEF; this is translated from the exons AT GGATCATGAAGAAGAAGGAAGTGGTTTGAAAATGAAGGCAATGGACGCTGAGCAGTTGAGAGAGCAAGCTCATATAATGGTTGACTTCATTGCTGATTACTACAAAACTATCGAAACTTTCCCTGTTCTCAGCCAAGTTCAG CCAGGTTATCTTGGAAAGCTTCTACCAGATTCTGCTCCTACATACCCTGAATCATTGCAACATGTTTTGAATG ATGTACAGGAAAAGATACTACCAGGGGTGACACATTGGCAAAGCCCTAACTATTTTGCATATTTTCCTGCCAATAGCAGCATTGCTGGTTTTTTAGGAGAGATGCTTAGTGCCGCTCTCAACATTGTCGGCTTCAGCTGGATAACTTCTCCTGCTGCAACTGAACTCGAGACCATTGTTCTCGACTGGCTCGCCAAGGCTCTCCTTCTGCCTCATCATTTCTTTTCAACTG GGCAAGGGGGTGGAGTTATACAGGGAACAGCTAGTGAAGCAGTGCTTGTTGTATTGTTGGCTGCCCGTGACAAGATCCTTCGGACAGTCGGAAGGAGTGCCCTTCCTAAGCTTGTAACTTATGGATCTGACCAAACACACTCTTCTTTACAAAAAGCCTGCCAG ATAGGTGGACTTGATCCAGAGCTTTGCAGGTTGCTTAAAACCGATTCTTCTACAAACTTTGCGCTTTCCCCTGATGTACTTTCTGAAGCAATTTCAAATGACATAGCCAATGGTCTTATACCTTTTTTCTTATGTGCTAAC GTTGGTACTACTTCATCAACTGCTGTTGATCCTCTACCTGCATTGGCGAAAGTCACTAGG ACCAACAACATTTGGTTTCATGTGGATGCTGCTTATGCTGGAAGTGCTTGTATATGTCCAGAATACCGCCACTTCATTGATGGGGTTGAAGAAGCTGATTCATTTAACATGAATGCACATAAATGGTTCCTTACTAACTTTGATTGTTCCCTACTTTGGGTTAAG GAGAGGAGTGCTCTGATTCAGTCGCTGTCTACAAATCCCGAATTTCTGAAAAATAAG GCCTCTGAAGGAAACATGGTTATAGATTACAAAGACTGGCAAATTCCTCTTGGGCGTCGCTTTAG GAAAATGCTTGATCGTCGTTGTTGGGAATTTTAA
- the LOC127125965 gene encoding tyrosine decarboxylase 2 isoform X1, with translation MDHEEEGSGLKMKAMDAEQLREQAHIMVDFIADYYKTIETFPVLSQVQPGYLGKLLPDSAPTYPESLQHVLNDVQEKILPGVTHWQSPNYFAYFPANSSIAGFLGEMLSAALNIVGFSWITSPAATELETIVLDWLAKALLLPHHFFSTGQGGGVIQGTASEAVLVVLLAARDKILRTVGRSALPKLVTYGSDQTHSSLQKACQIGGLDPELCRLLKTDSSTNFALSPDVLSEAISNDIANGLIPFFLCANVGTTSSTAVDPLPALAKVTRTNNIWFHVDAAYAGSACICPEYRHFIDGVEEADSFNMNAHKWFLTNFDCSLLWVKERSALIQSLSTNPEFLKNKASEGNMVIDYKDWQIPLGRRFRSLKLWMVLRLYGLEGLQTHIKNHIAMAAYFEELVVQDTRFKVVAPRTFSLVCFRLLPPPNSEDNGNKLNHDLLDLVNSTGSVFITHTALSGEYVLRFVVGAPLTEVRHVKAAWQILQEKATALLESL, from the exons AT GGATCATGAAGAAGAAGGAAGTGGTTTGAAAATGAAGGCAATGGACGCTGAGCAGTTGAGAGAGCAAGCTCATATAATGGTTGACTTCATTGCTGATTACTACAAAACTATCGAAACTTTCCCTGTTCTCAGCCAAGTTCAG CCAGGTTATCTTGGAAAGCTTCTACCAGATTCTGCTCCTACATACCCTGAATCATTGCAACATGTTTTGAATG ATGTACAGGAAAAGATACTACCAGGGGTGACACATTGGCAAAGCCCTAACTATTTTGCATATTTTCCTGCCAATAGCAGCATTGCTGGTTTTTTAGGAGAGATGCTTAGTGCCGCTCTCAACATTGTCGGCTTCAGCTGGATAACTTCTCCTGCTGCAACTGAACTCGAGACCATTGTTCTCGACTGGCTCGCCAAGGCTCTCCTTCTGCCTCATCATTTCTTTTCAACTG GGCAAGGGGGTGGAGTTATACAGGGAACAGCTAGTGAAGCAGTGCTTGTTGTATTGTTGGCTGCCCGTGACAAGATCCTTCGGACAGTCGGAAGGAGTGCCCTTCCTAAGCTTGTAACTTATGGATCTGACCAAACACACTCTTCTTTACAAAAAGCCTGCCAG ATAGGTGGACTTGATCCAGAGCTTTGCAGGTTGCTTAAAACCGATTCTTCTACAAACTTTGCGCTTTCCCCTGATGTACTTTCTGAAGCAATTTCAAATGACATAGCCAATGGTCTTATACCTTTTTTCTTATGTGCTAAC GTTGGTACTACTTCATCAACTGCTGTTGATCCTCTACCTGCATTGGCGAAAGTCACTAGG ACCAACAACATTTGGTTTCATGTGGATGCTGCTTATGCTGGAAGTGCTTGTATATGTCCAGAATACCGCCACTTCATTGATGGGGTTGAAGAAGCTGATTCATTTAACATGAATGCACATAAATGGTTCCTTACTAACTTTGATTGTTCCCTACTTTGGGTTAAG GAGAGGAGTGCTCTGATTCAGTCGCTGTCTACAAATCCCGAATTTCTGAAAAATAAG GCCTCTGAAGGAAACATGGTTATAGATTACAAAGACTGGCAAATTCCTCTTGGGCGTCGCTTTAG ATCATTAAAACTTTGGATGGTGTTGCGACTCTATGGATTGGAAGGCCTGCAAACTCACATAAAAAACCATATTGCAATGGCAGCTTATTTTGAGGAGCTTGTTGTTCAAGACACAAGATTCAAG GTCGTTGCGCCTCGAACATTCTCATTAGTTTGTTTTCGGCTTTTGCCTCCCCCGAACTCTGAAGATAATGGCAATAAACTGAACCATGATCTACTTGACTTAGTAAACTCAACAGGAAGTGTTTTCATAACACACACG GCTCTATCAGGTGAGTATGTTCTACGTTTTGTAGTAGGAGCACCGTTGACAGAAGTAAGGCATGTGAAAGCTGCTTGGCAGATTTTGCAAGAAAAAGCCACTGCTCTATTAGAGAGTTTATAG
- the LOC127125965 gene encoding phenylacetaldehyde synthase isoform X3, with the protein MDHEEEGSGLKMKAMDAEQLREQAHIMVDFIADYYKTIETFPVLSQVQPGYLGKLLPDSAPTYPESLQHVLNDVQEKILPGVTHWQSPNYFAYFPANSSIAGFLGEMLSAALNIVGFSWITSPAATELETIVLDWLAKALLLPHHFFSTGQGGGVIQGTASEAVLVVLLAARDKILRTVGRSALPKLVTYGSDQTHSSLQKACQIGGLDPELCRLLKTDSSTNFALSPDVLSEAISNDIANGLIPFFLCANVGTTSSTAVDPLPALAKVTRTNNIWFHVDAAYAGSACICPEYRHFIDGVEEADSFNMNAHKWFLTNFDCSLLWVKERSALIQSLSTNPEFLKNKASEGNMVIDYKDWQIPLGRRFS; encoded by the exons AT GGATCATGAAGAAGAAGGAAGTGGTTTGAAAATGAAGGCAATGGACGCTGAGCAGTTGAGAGAGCAAGCTCATATAATGGTTGACTTCATTGCTGATTACTACAAAACTATCGAAACTTTCCCTGTTCTCAGCCAAGTTCAG CCAGGTTATCTTGGAAAGCTTCTACCAGATTCTGCTCCTACATACCCTGAATCATTGCAACATGTTTTGAATG ATGTACAGGAAAAGATACTACCAGGGGTGACACATTGGCAAAGCCCTAACTATTTTGCATATTTTCCTGCCAATAGCAGCATTGCTGGTTTTTTAGGAGAGATGCTTAGTGCCGCTCTCAACATTGTCGGCTTCAGCTGGATAACTTCTCCTGCTGCAACTGAACTCGAGACCATTGTTCTCGACTGGCTCGCCAAGGCTCTCCTTCTGCCTCATCATTTCTTTTCAACTG GGCAAGGGGGTGGAGTTATACAGGGAACAGCTAGTGAAGCAGTGCTTGTTGTATTGTTGGCTGCCCGTGACAAGATCCTTCGGACAGTCGGAAGGAGTGCCCTTCCTAAGCTTGTAACTTATGGATCTGACCAAACACACTCTTCTTTACAAAAAGCCTGCCAG ATAGGTGGACTTGATCCAGAGCTTTGCAGGTTGCTTAAAACCGATTCTTCTACAAACTTTGCGCTTTCCCCTGATGTACTTTCTGAAGCAATTTCAAATGACATAGCCAATGGTCTTATACCTTTTTTCTTATGTGCTAAC GTTGGTACTACTTCATCAACTGCTGTTGATCCTCTACCTGCATTGGCGAAAGTCACTAGG ACCAACAACATTTGGTTTCATGTGGATGCTGCTTATGCTGGAAGTGCTTGTATATGTCCAGAATACCGCCACTTCATTGATGGGGTTGAAGAAGCTGATTCATTTAACATGAATGCACATAAATGGTTCCTTACTAACTTTGATTGTTCCCTACTTTGGGTTAAG GAGAGGAGTGCTCTGATTCAGTCGCTGTCTACAAATCCCGAATTTCTGAAAAATAAG GCCTCTGAAGGAAACATGGTTATAGATTACAAAGACTGGCAAATTCCTCTTGGGCGTCGCTTTAG CTGA